From Pontibacter actiniarum, a single genomic window includes:
- a CDS encoding glycosyltransferase family 39 protein produces MQSTTKSTVAKVFTADAATLGQPRERYLIPLSVILLIALAIRLLAAFFSKGFAFSDDHFDVITIAQGWLDGLPLWLNEEMPPRHSMLYVLIHYAIFYTLEAVGIFSPEVKMTVVRLVHGLYSLLVVYYGYKLTERLSNKANARLVGLMLALVWFMPFMSVRNLVEMVCIPPYLAAFYLMVKEDQSSRKRVLPYFWAGALFALAFTFRYHTVLFGAGAGLVLLYKRQWREAIAVLLGFVVAAFLIQGTIDIFFFDYPFHSIVAYYQYNSAHANDFSSGPVYRFALTILGFLVPPVSAFLVVGYARTAKLAPKLFWGGLIFFVAHSLFPNKQERFILPLLPLIMVLGVIGWQSFVRSSGFWQNRRRLLAWCWGFFWVLNLLATVGMAFTYTKKSRVAPLVYLSEKPDFDAVVLEFGNHSVKKAPLFYLGRISAVHEEYEADSDMVWQEYLQGEKQLPENFVMTYTLNEDKTPAELEEQVSSSPYKPDYVVVVGTDDMEERMARLHQLFPNLKLDHTINPSLYDQLLHLLNPRVHKDEHVQIYEVVR; encoded by the coding sequence ATGCAAAGTACCACAAAATCAACTGTAGCAAAGGTCTTTACTGCCGACGCTGCAACTTTAGGCCAGCCACGGGAGCGTTACCTTATCCCGCTGTCGGTTATACTTCTCATTGCCCTGGCCATTCGTTTGCTGGCAGCCTTTTTCTCGAAGGGCTTTGCCTTCAGCGATGACCATTTCGACGTGATTACCATTGCGCAGGGCTGGCTGGACGGGCTGCCGCTGTGGCTGAACGAAGAGATGCCGCCGCGCCACAGCATGCTCTACGTGCTCATTCACTACGCCATCTTCTATACTTTGGAGGCAGTGGGCATCTTTAGCCCCGAGGTGAAGATGACGGTGGTCAGGCTGGTACACGGGCTGTACTCGCTGCTGGTGGTTTACTATGGCTATAAGCTCACCGAAAGGCTCTCTAACAAGGCCAACGCACGGCTTGTGGGCCTGATGCTGGCACTGGTTTGGTTTATGCCGTTTATGAGCGTGCGCAACCTGGTGGAGATGGTGTGTATTCCGCCGTACCTGGCTGCTTTTTACCTGATGGTGAAGGAGGATCAGTCGAGTAGAAAGCGGGTGCTGCCGTACTTCTGGGCTGGCGCTTTGTTTGCGCTGGCCTTTACTTTTCGTTACCACACGGTGCTGTTCGGCGCGGGCGCAGGCCTGGTGCTGCTGTATAAACGCCAGTGGCGTGAGGCCATAGCCGTGCTGCTGGGCTTTGTTGTGGCTGCTTTCCTGATACAAGGCACTATCGACATTTTCTTCTTCGACTACCCTTTCCATTCCATCGTAGCGTATTACCAGTACAACAGCGCGCATGCCAACGACTTCAGCTCTGGCCCCGTTTACCGCTTCGCCCTGACCATACTTGGCTTTTTGGTGCCGCCGGTTAGTGCCTTTCTGGTGGTGGGGTATGCCCGTACGGCTAAACTGGCGCCTAAGCTTTTCTGGGGCGGCCTGATCTTTTTTGTGGCGCACTCGCTGTTCCCGAACAAGCAGGAGCGCTTTATACTTCCGCTGTTGCCGCTCATCATGGTTCTTGGTGTGATCGGTTGGCAGTCTTTCGTACGCAGCTCTGGTTTCTGGCAGAACCGCCGCAGGCTACTGGCCTGGTGCTGGGGCTTCTTCTGGGTACTGAACCTGCTGGCAACCGTTGGCATGGCCTTTACCTATACCAAGAAGAGCCGCGTGGCCCCGCTGGTGTACCTGTCTGAGAAGCCGGATTTCGATGCTGTCGTGCTGGAGTTTGGTAACCACAGCGTAAAGAAAGCGCCTCTGTTTTACCTGGGCCGCATAAGCGCAGTACACGAGGAGTATGAAGCAGATAGCGACATGGTGTGGCAGGAGTATCTGCAGGGGGAAAAGCAACTGCCTGAGAACTTTGTGATGACGTATACTTTAAATGAAGATAAGACGCCTGCGGAACTGGAAGAGCAAGTTTCGTCTTCGCCTTACAAGCCCGACTATGTGGTGGTGGTAGGCACCGACGATATGGAGGAACGCATGGCACGCCTCCACCAACTTTTCCCGAACCTCAAGCTGGACCACACCATCAACCCGTCGCTTTACGACCAGCTATTGCACCTGCTTAACCCGCGTGTGCATAAAGATGAGCACGTGCAGATTTATGAGGTAGTGAGGTAA
- a CDS encoding GtrA family protein has protein sequence MSESLQSLFFKFLKFGVVGFSGLVLDFGLTFLAKEVLRWNKYVANSLGFAVASSSNYYLNRVWTFHSADPEIGWQFSKFLVVALAGLLLNNLVIYLLTERFRFNFYIAKFCAIVLVFFWNFSINYLYTFTQ, from the coding sequence ATGTCAGAAAGTTTACAGAGCCTTTTTTTTAAGTTCTTGAAGTTTGGGGTGGTAGGCTTTTCTGGCCTGGTGCTGGATTTTGGCTTAACTTTTCTGGCCAAAGAGGTGCTGCGCTGGAACAAGTATGTGGCGAACAGCCTGGGTTTTGCTGTGGCATCCAGTAGCAATTACTACCTCAACCGCGTCTGGACGTTCCATAGTGCAGACCCTGAGATTGGCTGGCAGTTCTCTAAGTTTTTGGTTGTGGCGCTGGCGGGCTTGCTGCTCAATAACCTGGTTATTTACCTGCTTACGGAGCGGTTCCGGTTTAATTTCTATATCGCAAAGTTCTGCGCCATTGTGCTCGTTTTCTTCTGGAACTTCTCCATTAACTACCTTTATACTTTTACGCAGTAG
- a CDS encoding superoxide dismutase — protein sequence MAFELPKLPYAYDALEPHIDARTMEIHHTKHHQAYTTNLNNAIQGTELEGKSIEEIMRSVKEDNKAVRNNGGGYYNHNLFWTILSPNGGGQPSGELADAINSAFGSFDQFKEKFNAAAATRFGSGWAWLCVKDGKLEICSTPNQDNNLMPFAEGCGGQPILGLDVWEHAYYLNYQNRRPDYINAFWNVVNWEEVTRRYNEAK from the coding sequence ATGGCTTTCGAACTTCCGAAACTACCTTACGCATACGATGCACTGGAACCACACATCGATGCGCGTACTATGGAAATCCATCATACCAAGCACCACCAGGCATATACTACCAACCTGAACAACGCCATCCAAGGCACTGAGCTGGAAGGTAAGTCTATCGAGGAAATCATGCGCAGCGTGAAAGAAGACAATAAGGCTGTTCGCAACAACGGTGGCGGTTACTACAACCACAACCTGTTCTGGACGATCCTTTCTCCGAACGGTGGTGGCCAGCCATCTGGCGAGTTGGCAGACGCAATCAACTCTGCTTTCGGCTCTTTCGACCAGTTTAAAGAGAAATTCAACGCTGCTGCTGCTACTCGCTTCGGTTCAGGCTGGGCCTGGCTTTGCGTAAAAGACGGCAAGCTGGAAATCTGCTCTACTCCTAACCAGGACAACAACCTGATGCCATTCGCAGAAGGCTGTGGCGGTCAGCCAATTCTTGGCCTGGACGTGTGGGAGCACGCTTATTACCTAAACTACCAAAACCGTCGCCCAGACTATATCAACGCTTTCTGGAACGTGGTAAACTGGGAGGAGGTAACGCGTCGCTACAACGAAGCGAAGTAG
- a CDS encoding ABC transporter permease/M1 family aminopeptidase: protein MFKEIFLFELKYRLKRPATYIYFGLLFLMAFLAMLGLAGAFGASVIIGDASGGKVYANSPYQINWIVTLLSWFGVLITCSMMGTPIFRDFEHKTHSLYYTTPISKAGYLFGRFWGSFLITLLVFTGVAFGAMAGTIMPWVEADKIGPFNLMWYLQPFLTIIIPNLLLTGAIFFTLATLTRSALSIYVGGVIFLVLYGVSNSLTGDLDNEMLANLLDPMGASAIYFTQRYWTTAERNTLMLPFSEHVLLNRALWTGIGLALLAFCYFRFSFSFSNVGIKLFRKRNSEEAAGAFVPSERLQLPKVQQNFSFDLSFKQYVRLSKLEFKGIIKSLYFIAIAAAGVIFLFVSGAQIGKMYDTNFFPVTSEVVQILSGTFALFFLIIITFYAGELVWRERDNRMNQIYDALPIPNWVPFASKLTALVFVQVALLAVIMVCGMIIQASKGYFNFEPGVYLKGLFGIQLIDYVLLCVLAMLVQVIVNNKYLGHFVMVVYYLLNIFKGQLGFEHNLYSFNSDPGITYSAMNGYGHFVWPYTVFKIYWAVFALLLAVLANMLWVRGSESMLKWRFKLAALQLNRPTMAVTGVGLAIFMVTGGYIFYNTNILNTYKTSDEQEEQQANFEKTYKKYDGIPQPRITDVKLDVDIYPKERAYAFEGYFWMKNKHTQPIDSVHLMLSDEAEVKRLTFSKQAKLVLEDKDNGYYIYKLAQPLQPGDSMQLNMDLLYETKGFRNSGSNTGIVYNGTFINSEYLPKIGYQSGIELSQDDVRKEYGLEPKPRMADVADSVARMNTYISSEADWINFEATVSTSPDQIAIAPGYLQREWTKGDRRYFHYKMDAPILNFYSFLSADYAVKKDKWVGKDGKEVAIEVYYHPGHDYNLDRMIKSVKKSLDYFTTNFSPYQHRQVRILEFPGYASFAQSFPNTIPFSEAIGFIADVDDNNPEDIDYPFYVTSHEVAHQWWAHQVIGGDVQGSVLMSETMSQYSALMVMKHEYGEDKMNKFLEYELNSYLLGRTTERKKEMPLYRVENQGYIHYRKGSLVMYALADYIGEDKLNAALKKYVQQVAFQEAPYTNSLEFMQYIRSATPDSLQYLVTDMFENITLYENKANDAKYEKLKNGKYKVTLTVDAKKLYADSLGVESEAKMNDWIDIGVIAREKVGEHWQDKPLYMKKHRLKSGENKFEFVVDQKPDKAGIDPYNLLIDRNPDDNTKTLAAS, encoded by the coding sequence ATGTTCAAAGAGATATTCCTTTTCGAGTTAAAGTACAGGCTAAAGCGGCCTGCGACTTACATATACTTCGGGCTGCTGTTCCTGATGGCGTTTTTGGCCATGCTGGGCTTAGCCGGTGCGTTTGGTGCCAGCGTGATTATCGGCGACGCCAGCGGCGGAAAAGTATACGCCAACTCCCCGTACCAGATCAACTGGATCGTGACGCTACTGAGTTGGTTTGGTGTGCTGATTACCTGCTCTATGATGGGTACGCCTATTTTCCGTGATTTTGAGCACAAGACACACTCGCTCTACTATACCACACCTATCTCCAAAGCAGGCTACCTGTTTGGCCGTTTCTGGGGATCTTTCCTGATTACGCTGTTGGTATTTACGGGCGTAGCTTTTGGCGCAATGGCAGGCACTATAATGCCATGGGTAGAGGCAGACAAAATTGGACCTTTTAACCTGATGTGGTACCTGCAGCCATTCCTAACGATCATCATTCCAAACCTACTGCTTACCGGAGCCATCTTCTTTACCCTTGCCACCCTTACCCGTAGCGCACTTTCCATTTATGTTGGCGGAGTGATTTTTCTGGTGCTTTATGGCGTGTCTAACAGCCTTACCGGCGATTTGGACAACGAGATGCTGGCAAACCTGTTGGACCCAATGGGTGCCTCGGCCATTTATTTTACACAACGCTACTGGACCACCGCAGAGCGAAACACGCTCATGCTGCCTTTCAGCGAGCATGTGCTCCTTAACCGCGCCCTCTGGACAGGTATAGGCCTGGCGCTACTGGCCTTCTGCTACTTCAGGTTCAGCTTCTCCTTCTCTAATGTGGGCATCAAGCTATTCCGTAAACGCAACAGCGAAGAGGCAGCCGGGGCATTTGTGCCATCGGAACGTTTACAGCTGCCTAAGGTACAGCAGAACTTCTCTTTTGACCTGAGCTTTAAGCAATACGTAAGGCTAAGCAAGCTGGAGTTCAAAGGCATTATCAAGAGTTTATACTTTATCGCCATTGCCGCAGCAGGTGTTATCTTCCTGTTTGTGTCGGGTGCGCAGATAGGTAAAATGTATGATACCAACTTCTTTCCGGTAACCTCAGAGGTAGTACAGATATTGAGCGGCACCTTTGCACTGTTCTTTTTGATCATCATTACTTTTTATGCCGGAGAGCTGGTTTGGAGAGAGCGGGACAACCGCATGAATCAGATTTATGATGCGCTGCCTATTCCGAACTGGGTGCCGTTTGCCTCTAAACTCACCGCTTTAGTGTTTGTGCAAGTGGCGCTGCTGGCTGTGATTATGGTTTGCGGAATGATCATCCAGGCCTCTAAAGGTTACTTTAACTTTGAACCGGGTGTGTACCTTAAAGGCCTGTTTGGTATACAGCTAATCGATTATGTACTGCTGTGTGTGCTGGCGATGCTGGTGCAGGTAATCGTGAACAACAAGTACTTGGGCCACTTCGTGATGGTGGTATACTACCTGCTCAACATCTTTAAGGGGCAGCTGGGCTTTGAGCACAATCTATACTCTTTCAACTCTGACCCTGGCATCACCTACTCAGCCATGAACGGCTACGGTCATTTTGTGTGGCCATATACGGTGTTCAAAATTTACTGGGCCGTGTTTGCGCTACTGCTGGCGGTGCTGGCAAATATGCTGTGGGTTCGTGGCTCTGAGTCGATGCTGAAGTGGCGCTTTAAGCTGGCGGCCCTGCAACTTAACCGCCCGACAATGGCAGTTACCGGAGTAGGCTTAGCCATATTTATGGTAACGGGTGGCTATATCTTCTATAACACTAACATCCTGAACACCTACAAAACTTCTGATGAGCAGGAAGAGCAACAGGCCAATTTCGAGAAGACTTATAAGAAGTATGATGGTATTCCGCAGCCGCGCATTACGGATGTAAAACTCGACGTAGACATCTACCCGAAAGAGCGTGCCTATGCTTTTGAAGGATATTTTTGGATGAAGAACAAGCACACGCAGCCAATAGACTCGGTACACCTGATGCTAAGTGACGAGGCTGAGGTGAAGCGATTGACTTTCTCCAAACAGGCTAAGCTGGTACTGGAAGATAAGGATAACGGTTATTACATCTACAAATTGGCACAGCCGCTACAGCCCGGCGACTCCATGCAGCTGAACATGGACCTGCTCTACGAAACTAAAGGCTTCCGAAACAGCGGCTCTAACACAGGCATTGTGTACAACGGTACTTTCATCAACAGCGAATATCTGCCTAAAATCGGGTACCAATCTGGTATAGAGCTGAGCCAGGATGATGTGCGCAAAGAGTATGGCCTGGAGCCAAAACCACGTATGGCCGATGTAGCCGACTCTGTGGCCCGCATGAACACCTACATCAGCAGCGAAGCCGATTGGATAAACTTCGAAGCTACCGTTAGCACCTCGCCTGACCAGATTGCCATTGCACCGGGTTACCTGCAGCGCGAGTGGACAAAAGGTGACCGCCGCTACTTCCATTACAAAATGGATGCGCCTATACTTAACTTCTACTCTTTCCTGTCGGCGGACTATGCTGTTAAAAAAGACAAGTGGGTAGGTAAAGACGGCAAAGAGGTAGCGATAGAAGTATACTACCACCCGGGCCACGACTACAACCTCGACCGTATGATTAAGAGCGTGAAGAAGTCGCTGGATTACTTTACCACCAACTTCAGCCCTTACCAGCACCGCCAGGTGCGCATCCTGGAGTTCCCGGGCTATGCATCGTTCGCGCAATCGTTCCCGAACACGATTCCATTCTCAGAGGCCATTGGTTTTATAGCTGATGTGGATGACAACAACCCAGAGGATATCGACTACCCGTTCTATGTAACCTCGCACGAGGTGGCACACCAGTGGTGGGCGCACCAGGTAATTGGCGGGGATGTGCAGGGTTCGGTGCTGATGTCGGAAACCATGAGCCAGTACAGCGCCCTGATGGTGATGAAGCACGAGTATGGCGAAGATAAGATGAACAAGTTCCTGGAGTATGAGCTGAATTCATACTTGCTGGGCCGCACAACGGAGCGCAAAAAGGAAATGCCGCTCTACCGTGTAGAGAACCAAGGCTACATCCACTACCGCAAAGGCAGTTTGGTAATGTATGCACTAGCCGACTACATCGGCGAGGACAAGCTAAACGCCGCCCTTAAAAAGTATGTGCAGCAGGTAGCTTTCCAGGAGGCACCTTATACCAATTCGCTGGAGTTTATGCAATACATCCGCAGCGCCACCCCAGACTCGCTACAATACCTGGTAACGGATATGTTCGAGAACATAACCCTGTATGAGAATAAGGCTAATGACGCAAAGTATGAGAAACTGAAGAACGGCAAGTATAAAGTAACACTTACTGTGGATGCCAAGAAACTTTATGCTGACAGCCTGGGCGTAGAAAGCGAAGCCAAGATGAATGACTGGATAGACATCGGCGTAATAGCTCGCGAAAAAGTAGGCGAACACTGGCAGGACAAGCCGCTCTACATGAAAAAGCACAGGTTAAAGTCTGGCGAGAACAAGTTTGAGTTTGTAGTGGACCAAAAGCCCGACAAGGCCGGTATCGATCCTTACAACCTGCTGATAGACCGGAACCCGGATGACAATACAAAGACATTGGCGGCCAGTTAA
- a CDS encoding ABC transporter ATP-binding protein — protein sequence MELVIQNLSKTYPNGTKALKNINLTIPKGMFGLLGPNGAGKSSLMRTIATLQEADTGSIMLGDLDVLREKETMRKVLGYLPQEFGVYPKVSAEELLDHFAILKGVSNSKERKEVVKALLQQTNLYDVRKKNLGGYSGGMKQRFGIAQALLGNPKIIIVDEPTAGLDPAERNRFHNLLSEIGENIIVILSTHIVEDVTDLCRNFAIINKGEVLLEGDPLNVIDSLRGRIWRKFINKDELVAHQLQHEVISSRLFAGKTIIHVLAEVQPAPEFEAVAPDLEDVYFSKIHEAARREQAAPANAIMN from the coding sequence ATGGAACTAGTTATTCAGAACCTCTCCAAAACCTACCCTAACGGTACCAAGGCGCTCAAAAACATCAACCTGACTATTCCGAAAGGCATGTTTGGGTTGCTTGGTCCCAACGGAGCCGGAAAATCATCTTTGATGCGCACTATCGCCACACTGCAGGAAGCCGATACGGGCAGCATCATGCTGGGTGATCTGGATGTGTTGCGTGAAAAGGAGACTATGCGAAAGGTGCTGGGCTACCTGCCACAGGAGTTTGGCGTTTATCCAAAGGTATCGGCAGAGGAGTTGCTGGATCATTTTGCCATACTTAAAGGTGTGAGTAACTCCAAAGAGCGCAAAGAGGTGGTAAAGGCGCTGCTCCAGCAAACAAACCTGTATGACGTGCGCAAGAAGAACCTGGGTGGTTACTCGGGTGGTATGAAGCAGCGCTTCGGGATTGCTCAGGCCCTGCTCGGCAACCCAAAGATTATTATTGTAGATGAGCCAACAGCCGGCCTGGATCCTGCCGAGCGTAACCGTTTCCATAACCTGCTAAGTGAAATCGGCGAGAACATCATCGTTATACTTTCTACGCACATCGTGGAGGACGTAACCGACCTATGCCGCAACTTCGCCATCATCAATAAAGGCGAAGTGTTACTGGAAGGAGACCCTCTTAATGTAATCGATAGCCTGCGCGGCCGCATCTGGCGCAAGTTTATCAACAAAGACGAATTGGTCGCACACCAACTGCAGCATGAGGTCATCTCCTCTCGTCTCTTCGCTGGCAAAACCATCATACATGTGCTGGCAGAAGTACAACCCGCCCCTGAGTTCGAAGCCGTAGCGCCAGACCTGGAGGATGTATACTTCAGCAAAATCCACGAAGCAGCGCGACGTGAACAGGCTGCGCCTGCTAACGCAATTATGAATTAG
- a CDS encoding four helix bundle protein — MKENVVADKSYAFALRMVKLYKHLSFEKKEFILSKQVLRSGTSIGANVEEAIAASSRADFINKLNIAAKEARETIYWLRLLKDSSFISETSFESVYQDAVELKKILSSILLTTKSIHNS, encoded by the coding sequence ATGAAGGAGAATGTTGTGGCGGATAAATCTTATGCTTTTGCGCTTCGGATGGTGAAACTCTACAAGCACCTCAGTTTTGAGAAAAAAGAATTTATACTTTCAAAACAGGTGCTGCGAAGCGGTACATCCATCGGAGCCAACGTAGAAGAGGCCATTGCTGCCAGTTCCAGAGCTGACTTTATCAACAAACTGAATATTGCTGCGAAAGAAGCCCGCGAAACCATCTACTGGCTCAGACTGCTCAAGGACAGTAGCTTTATCTCTGAAACTTCTTTTGAATCAGTATATCAGGATGCTGTTGAGTTAAAGAAAATCCTCAGCAGTATCCTTCTCACCACCAAATCCATTCATAATTCATAA
- a CDS encoding nucleoside deaminase, producing MAADFLLSIHSDEHFMQQAYKQAQYAFEEGEIPIGAVVVTNNRIIAKAYNQTEKLNDVTAHAEMLALTAAAEYLGNKYLNDCTLYVTVEPCVMCAGASYWAQLKRVVFGTSEPKRGYRRVGNLLHPKTEMVSGIMAQECAELMSSFFAAKRN from the coding sequence ATGGCAGCAGATTTTCTTTTATCGATCCACAGCGACGAGCATTTTATGCAGCAGGCGTACAAGCAGGCGCAGTACGCCTTTGAGGAGGGCGAGATTCCGATCGGAGCCGTAGTGGTGACCAACAACCGCATTATTGCCAAGGCCTACAACCAAACCGAAAAGCTGAACGACGTAACGGCCCACGCCGAGATGCTCGCCCTGACGGCAGCGGCCGAGTACCTGGGCAATAAGTACTTAAACGACTGCACCCTCTACGTTACCGTGGAGCCATGCGTGATGTGCGCCGGGGCCAGCTACTGGGCACAGCTAAAGCGGGTGGTGTTCGGAACATCGGAGCCCAAGCGCGGTTATAGAAGGGTAGGCAACCTGCTGCACCCCAAAACCGAAATGGTGAGCGGCATTATGGCCCAGGAGTGTGCCGAGCTGATGTCGTCTTTCTTTGCGGCTAAAAGAAATTAA
- the aspS gene encoding aspartate--tRNA ligase: MFRTHTCGELRLDNVGEEVILTGWVQRIRDKGGMLWIDLRDRYGITQLSFEEGVTPASLFEQARSLGREYVVKAVGRVVERESKNDKIPTGDVELRVLKLEVLNPAKLPPFMIEDDTDGGDDLRMRYRYLDLRRNPVRRNLELRHRMMRETRNYLDNRGFIEVETPYLIKSTPEGARDFVVPSRMNAGEFYALPQSPQTFKQLLMVGGFDKYFQIVKCFRDEDLRADRQPEFTQIDCEMSFVSQEDILNAFEGFIKHLFERVKGIHIEKLPRMTYADAMKFYGSDKPDTRFDMRFVELNPLVKDKGFKVFDEAELVLGVCAEGAASFTRKQLDELTDFVKRPQVGATGLVYARVNEDGSIKSSVDKFYTAEDLQAWAAAFNAKPGDLLLILAGNADRTRKALNELRLEMGTRLGLRDKNVFSPLWVVDFPLLEWDEETQRYHAMHHPFTSPKPEDIDLIDDRPGQIRANAYDMVINGVEVGGGSIRIHDRRLQEQMFRLLGFSKAEAEAQFGFLMSAFEYGAPPHGGIAFGFDRLCSLFGGSDSIRDYIAFPKNNSGRDVMIDAPAPIADEQLDELHIKMKNLPNR; the protein is encoded by the coding sequence ATGTTCCGAACACACACTTGCGGTGAGCTTCGCCTGGACAACGTTGGCGAAGAGGTAATACTAACAGGTTGGGTACAGCGTATCCGCGATAAAGGCGGCATGCTGTGGATTGACCTGCGTGACCGATACGGCATCACACAGCTGTCTTTTGAGGAGGGGGTTACGCCTGCCAGCCTTTTTGAGCAAGCCCGTAGCCTGGGCCGCGAGTATGTGGTAAAGGCAGTTGGCCGGGTAGTGGAGCGCGAGTCTAAGAACGATAAGATCCCTACCGGCGATGTGGAGCTTCGGGTACTGAAGCTGGAGGTGCTGAACCCGGCTAAGTTGCCTCCTTTTATGATTGAGGACGATACCGACGGCGGAGATGACCTGCGCATGCGCTACCGTTACCTGGACCTACGCCGTAACCCGGTGCGCCGCAACCTGGAGCTGCGCCACCGCATGATGCGTGAAACCCGTAACTACCTGGATAACCGTGGTTTTATTGAGGTAGAAACGCCGTACCTGATCAAATCTACACCGGAGGGCGCCCGCGACTTCGTGGTGCCGAGCCGCATGAATGCCGGTGAATTCTATGCTTTGCCACAGTCGCCGCAGACGTTTAAGCAGCTCCTGATGGTGGGTGGCTTCGATAAATACTTCCAGATCGTAAAGTGCTTCCGCGACGAAGACCTGCGTGCCGACCGCCAGCCGGAGTTCACCCAGATCGACTGCGAGATGTCTTTCGTATCGCAGGAGGATATCCTGAATGCCTTCGAGGGCTTTATAAAGCACCTGTTTGAGCGTGTGAAGGGCATCCATATCGAGAAGCTGCCACGCATGACCTATGCCGATGCCATGAAGTTCTACGGCTCTGATAAGCCGGACACGCGTTTCGACATGCGTTTTGTAGAGCTGAACCCGCTGGTGAAGGACAAAGGCTTTAAAGTGTTTGATGAGGCTGAACTGGTGTTAGGCGTTTGTGCCGAAGGTGCTGCCAGCTTTACCCGCAAGCAACTGGATGAATTGACTGACTTTGTGAAGCGGCCACAGGTGGGGGCTACCGGCCTGGTGTATGCCCGCGTAAACGAAGACGGCAGCATCAAGTCCTCGGTAGATAAGTTTTATACAGCAGAGGACCTGCAGGCTTGGGCTGCTGCCTTCAACGCTAAGCCCGGCGACCTGCTGCTGATACTGGCCGGAAATGCCGACAGAACCCGCAAAGCCCTGAACGAGCTGCGCCTGGAAATGGGCACACGCCTTGGCCTGCGCGATAAGAACGTGTTCTCGCCACTGTGGGTAGTGGACTTCCCGCTGCTGGAGTGGGATGAGGAGACGCAGCGTTACCATGCAATGCACCACCCGTTCACGTCTCCCAAGCCTGAGGACATCGATCTGATCGATGATCGCCCGGGGCAGATTCGTGCCAACGCGTATGACATGGTGATTAACGGCGTGGAAGTAGGAGGAGGCTCCATTCGTATCCACGATCGCCGCCTGCAGGAGCAGATGTTCCGCCTGCTGGGCTTCTCTAAAGCAGAGGCAGAGGCACAGTTCGGCTTCCTGATGAGCGCGTTTGAGTACGGAGCGCCGCCGCACGGTGGTATCGCCTTTGGCTTCGACCGCTTGTGCTCGCTGTTCGGTGGCTCTGACTCTATCCGTGATTACATCGCTTTCCCGAAAAACAATTCGGGCCGTGATGTGATGATAGATGCGCCAGCCCCAATTGCCGATGAGCAGCTGGATGAGTTACACATAAAGATGAAAAACCTGCCCAACAGGTAA
- a CDS encoding glycerophosphodiester phosphodiesterase yields the protein MAHIHQTTKRRAPRKALLVGLAIVLLGLAVGGWLLYRHDELQYRQVLVLGHAGSGFLSPLNPFNPLPPNSKGSLVQAMELGADGLEVDVQLSKDGVPVLYHDVTLASMTVRQEPDTIENLNATEVVGLAYKGGAPYDLFHEEKIITLEELLQLLGSYEEAPYLHIDLRNHDPQRYAYYAQTLLALLRKYNYPLQRLVFISPDPSFLLAFRQEEPAAQLMLDAGGDFEQAQAQALKYNLNGICANGRDASAALVAQAKQQGLQVALFGGKSRSRIARMINMRPDAIQVNNVAAMRAMLD from the coding sequence TTGGCTCATATACATCAAACGACAAAGAGGCGGGCGCCGCGTAAAGCGTTGCTGGTGGGGCTGGCGATTGTGCTGCTGGGCCTTGCCGTGGGAGGCTGGCTCCTGTACCGCCACGACGAGCTGCAGTACAGGCAGGTGCTGGTGCTCGGCCATGCCGGCTCCGGCTTTCTATCGCCGCTAAACCCCTTCAACCCACTGCCACCCAACAGCAAAGGCTCGCTGGTGCAGGCCATGGAGCTTGGGGCGGACGGCCTGGAGGTGGATGTGCAGCTGAGCAAAGACGGCGTGCCGGTTCTGTACCACGACGTAACCCTGGCCTCCATGACGGTAAGGCAGGAGCCGGACACCATCGAGAACCTGAATGCCACGGAGGTCGTTGGGCTGGCGTATAAAGGAGGGGCTCCCTATGATCTCTTTCATGAGGAGAAAATCATTACCCTAGAAGAACTGCTACAGCTGCTTGGCTCTTACGAGGAGGCCCCGTACCTGCACATAGACCTGCGCAACCACGACCCGCAGCGCTACGCCTACTATGCCCAAACGCTGCTGGCACTGCTGCGCAAGTATAACTATCCGCTGCAGAGGCTGGTATTCATCTCGCCGGACCCAAGTTTCCTGCTGGCCTTCAGGCAGGAAGAGCCAGCCGCACAGCTGATGCTCGATGCCGGTGGCGACTTTGAACAGGCGCAGGCGCAGGCCCTAAAGTATAACTTAAACGGTATATGTGCCAACGGGCGCGATGCCAGCGCAGCGCTGGTGGCGCAGGCGAAGCAGCAGGGGCTGCAGGTAGCCCTTTTTGGCGGCAAGTCTCGCTCACGCATCGCCCGCATGATCAACATGAGGCCCGATGCCATACAGGTAAACAACGTTGCCGCCATGCGCGCCATGCTCGACTAA